In one window of Primulina tabacum isolate GXHZ01 chromosome 8, ASM2559414v2, whole genome shotgun sequence DNA:
- the LOC142553700 gene encoding uncharacterized protein LOC142553700 isoform X2, producing MGKKKSRKTAESDTDLGFPIDMDNVGSDDFYQNGDQQYHDDDKDVGDEDEYDEEDDELGDDDDRRNDDEDVQRGDEIEELEKEYRELKNEEQDLLRNLKRQKDEDLQKSQAVKNQRALWDKTLEFRFLLQKAFSSSNRLPQEPVRSFYCDAGTEVSEAYSDLVDSSKKTLDSILELQQALLKNNPSIAHFVEDSNQLEASGYSNGDIDEEWLQISQMQSRIASFRNKSIDKWQRKTQVTTGAAAIRDKLHAFNQSISQQVAAYMRDPSKMTKAMQQNRSAVVVFGNFPNSTDDNDEKETDADGDPELLDDSELYQQLLKEFFETIDPSSSVNYCQFCC from the exons ATGGGGAAGAAGAAATCGAGGAAGACGGCGGAGAGTGACACAGATTTGGGATTTCCCATTGACATGGATAAC GTTGGTAGTGATGATTTTTATCAGAATGGTGATCAACAATATCATGATGATGATAAGGATGTCGGTGACGAGGATGAATATGATGAAGAAGATGACGAGTTGGGTGACGATGATGACAGACGGAATGATgatgaagatgtacaaagagGTGATGAAATTGAAGAGCTTGAGAAAGAGTACAGGGAACTCAAAAATGAGGAGCA AGATCTATTGAGGAATCTAAAGCGACAGAAAGATGAGGACCTTCAAAAAAGTCAGGCTGTAAAAAACCAAAGG GCTCTCTGGGACAAGACACTTGAATTCAGATTCTTGCTGCAAAAAGCATTCTCAAGTTCCAACAGGCTTCCACAG GAGCCAGTTAGATCCTTTTATTGTGATGCGGGTACCGAAGTGAGTGAAGCCTATTCAGATTTAGTTGATTCCTCCAAGAAGACCTTGGATTCTATATTGGAATTACAGCAG GCACTGTTGAAGAACAATCCATCCATTGCACACTTTGTTGAAG ATTCCAACCAATTAGAAGCCTCCGGTTACTCCAACGGGGACATTGACGAAGAATGGTTGCAGATTTCTCAAATGCAATCAAG AATTGCTTCTTTTAGAAATAAATCAATTGATAAATGGCAGCGGAAGACCCAGGTCACAACTGGTGCAGCTGCTATTAGAGATAAATTGCATGCCTTTAATCAG AGTATAAGTCAACAAGTGGCTGCTTATATGAGGGATCCAAGTAAAATGACTAAGGCGATGCAACAAAATAGATCGGCGGTTGTTGTGTTTGGAAAT TTTCCAAATTCTACTGATGATAATGATGAGAAG GAGACAGACGCCGATGGTGACCCTGAACTTTTGGACGACTCTGAATTATATCAGCAATTACTGAAAGAGTTCTTCGAGACAATTGATCCATCATCATCTG TCAATTATTGTCAATTTTGCTGCTGA
- the LOC142553700 gene encoding uncharacterized protein LOC142553700 isoform X1, with protein sequence MGKKKSRKTAESDTDLGFPIDMDNVGSDDFYQNGDQQYHDDDKDVGDEDEYDEEDDELGDDDDRRNDDEDVQRGDEIEELEKEYRELKNEEQDLLRNLKRQKDEDLQKSQAVKNQRALWDKTLEFRFLLQKAFSSSNRLPQEPVRSFYCDAGTEVSEAYSDLVDSSKKTLDSILELQQALLKNNPSIAHFVEDSNQLEASGYSNGDIDEEWLQISQMQSRIASFRNKSIDKWQRKTQVTTGAAAIRDKLHAFNQSISQQVAAYMRDPSKMTKAMQQNRSAVVVFGNFPNSTDDNDEKETDADGDPELLDDSELYQQLLKEFFETIDPSSSEAAFYAMKRLQKKKRKIVDRRASKSRKIRYHVHEKIVNFMAPQRMDLPPMAPKLFENLFDLKSKKPASVA encoded by the exons ATGGGGAAGAAGAAATCGAGGAAGACGGCGGAGAGTGACACAGATTTGGGATTTCCCATTGACATGGATAAC GTTGGTAGTGATGATTTTTATCAGAATGGTGATCAACAATATCATGATGATGATAAGGATGTCGGTGACGAGGATGAATATGATGAAGAAGATGACGAGTTGGGTGACGATGATGACAGACGGAATGATgatgaagatgtacaaagagGTGATGAAATTGAAGAGCTTGAGAAAGAGTACAGGGAACTCAAAAATGAGGAGCA AGATCTATTGAGGAATCTAAAGCGACAGAAAGATGAGGACCTTCAAAAAAGTCAGGCTGTAAAAAACCAAAGG GCTCTCTGGGACAAGACACTTGAATTCAGATTCTTGCTGCAAAAAGCATTCTCAAGTTCCAACAGGCTTCCACAG GAGCCAGTTAGATCCTTTTATTGTGATGCGGGTACCGAAGTGAGTGAAGCCTATTCAGATTTAGTTGATTCCTCCAAGAAGACCTTGGATTCTATATTGGAATTACAGCAG GCACTGTTGAAGAACAATCCATCCATTGCACACTTTGTTGAAG ATTCCAACCAATTAGAAGCCTCCGGTTACTCCAACGGGGACATTGACGAAGAATGGTTGCAGATTTCTCAAATGCAATCAAG AATTGCTTCTTTTAGAAATAAATCAATTGATAAATGGCAGCGGAAGACCCAGGTCACAACTGGTGCAGCTGCTATTAGAGATAAATTGCATGCCTTTAATCAG AGTATAAGTCAACAAGTGGCTGCTTATATGAGGGATCCAAGTAAAATGACTAAGGCGATGCAACAAAATAGATCGGCGGTTGTTGTGTTTGGAAAT TTTCCAAATTCTACTGATGATAATGATGAGAAG GAGACAGACGCCGATGGTGACCCTGAACTTTTGGACGACTCTGAATTATATCAGCAATTACTGAAAGAGTTCTTCGAGACAATTGATCCATCATCATCTG AGGCGGCCTTCTATGCTATGAAAAGATTGCagaagaagaagagaaaaatcGTTGATCGTCGTGCCTCGAAGAGTCGCAAGATCAG GtatcatgttcatgaaaagataGTCAATTTTATGGCACCTCAACGGATGGATCTCCCTCCCATGGCCcctaaactatttgaaaatttgttCGACCTTAAAAGCAAGAAACCTGCCTCAGTGGCTTAG